The Solea senegalensis isolate Sse05_10M linkage group LG11, IFAPA_SoseM_1, whole genome shotgun sequence genomic interval ACATGGAGAACGAGAGTAACGTGACTCACGCGTTATTTAATCGCTCTTCGCTCGATCACTGACTGCGCTCTTCGTGCACCTTTGGTAAATTTCCATGGGAATAATTCACAAGTGTCAAAgttctgatttattttacttCACATTTTTACTCGTGATATAAAACAGCAGtatttgtgcagaagtcacaaatatttccaaatttcacaaattcaatctgatctTAAACATTGTGaggactttttgctcaggtgtgtttttatagttaAGGGTGAaattttcattgtgttttttttttatcagattgtctAAGTGGTGCTGAAATAGATATAAGACGCTGTTACACATAGCTTCTGTATAAAGTGTAGGTTTTAACATAGAAAAAAGCTCggagtttaaaaacaaacaagttctttctctgtgtctgtgtgtgttgttcagtaCGGAGACGGCAAAAAGCGCAGGAAACCCAACTACAGCAGCGTGGATCTGTCTGAGGTGGAGTGGGAGGACAAGGACGACATGGTGAGAAACAATGAAATCCATGTGATCATAATCACTCTGTGACTCTGctcactcccctgcaccaaagtcactCGACAAAAACCTTGATTTTAACCGAAATGACGCACGAGTGCTTGGTTTTTATGTGAAATCGGTCGTATGGTTTTGTGAGTGGAGGATGTTTGGAAGCAGACTGACACAGAGTCACTGATGAAAGCAGCGTCGAACCAGCAACCCCGACAGCTGGGagctgaaactgctgctgtggTGCAGAGGAGTGAGAACATGACAAACAACAGTGACCTGGATTCAGTCTAAACGCTGCCTTTaatcacagttgttgttgttgttgtttgtagcTGAGAAACGCGATGGTCAACAGGAAGACGGGGACGTTCTCcatggaggtgaagaagagcaTCGACAAAGGGGTGAGGACACGCACGGACggacgcgtgtgtgtgcgtgcgcgcatgtgtgtgtgtctgtgtgtgtgtgttagagccCCTTATCTTCACCATGCACATGTTGCTTAATACAGTagagacacagcagcagtgattcTCTTTTATTATTTGCCTGTGAAAAACAGAGCGgtgtccaggtgtgtgtgtgtgggtgtgggtgtgtgtgtgtgtgtgcgtgtgtgtgtgtgtgtgtgtgtaccccccccccacacacacacacacacactctcctgatTCAAACTCTCACAGCAGCACATCCATCTCTTCTGTGACCAGTCGTGAAGCATGGACGCTGTTGTCCACTAGATGGAGCCAGAGTCCAGGGAATAGCCTGACAGCCtcgtctcactgtgtctcactgtgtctcactgtgtctcttcctgtgtctcttcctgtgtctcAGAAACGTGTGTTGGTGCTGCACAATGATTATTACTACACAGACATCCAGGGAACTCCTTTCAGGTGAGACGCCGCCGCCCATTTCCTGTTTCTTCCACACAACAATGACcactgattgttgttgttgttgttgtttttatatcgaCAGTCTGGGAGTGGCTCTGTCCAGAGGCCACGGGAAGTTCTTCTTCAGAGGGAACGTCACAGTGGAGGAAGGTGAGGAAGTTGCTTCCGTTTGCCGTGATCTCTCGTCTTTGAACTCTCGCTGGGATGAAAACCGCGGTGTTTGAGCTCCAGCACAAATCAAACATCGCCCGCCTGAGCGTCACACccacagtgacacacatttacaggaCTCTTCGAACAGCTCCCACTCTCtggatggggttaaaggtcaagtCAAACCGGGTCTTTACAGTCGTTGCTGTGGCGCGTCGTAGACGGGGAGCCACGGTTTCAAACACCTgaacacatgtgaacacacagtgaagaagaattacctttactcacacacacattcaggtCAGGAAGTTAAAGGTCAAAGGGTTTCCGTGCTTCTCCTCGTCTCGACAGAGTCTCTGTGTCtatttttatgtcaagactCATGCATGTTAATATTCACGACgcggtgcgtgtgtgtgtgtgtgtgtgtgtgtgtgttgtgttctccAAACATGTCCATCAAGAGGAAAACCCTCTGAGCATGACTTGGCTCTTCCTGATCTAATCAGACCTGTCACGTCCgttcagaaaacacattttcagccccagcgtgtgtgtgtgtgtgtgtgtgtggtgtgtgtgtgtgtgtgtgtgtgtgtgtgtgtgtgtgtgtgtgtgaggtgcaTGAGTTCACACGCAGAGCTCTTCTCTCTGCGATACACTCGCTCTCTTGTCGTTACAGGACTTCACGACCTGGAGCATCCTGATGTGGCGCTGGCAGACGAGTGGTAAGAACATCATGTGACACCACGTCATCATGTGACACCACCGTGAGTCCGGATCTGAAACACACTTGTAGtgtaggacagagagacagagagacagcagcgTGAGGCTCTGCAGGACGTGGACATGATGACTCGTGGAAGAAACATCCAAACAAATGACAGTAAACGCTTGTCAAGCTAATTCTCCTGAATCCACGTCTGCAGAAGCttttaatcaaatttaaaacTGACAAACAAGAACCGTCAGAGAGTAAAGAGCTTCTCCAAGACTGAAACTTCACAAAGCAGCACCTGAAATATCACTGGATCCAGAACTTTACCTTCTTACAGCTCGCACCATCTTTACATAATCATGACAAACtggactgaaccatgttacaAATCCATAATCTAGATCAGATCTGGATGAAGGAATctgatcccacacacacacacacgtaccaaAATCTGTTCCACTGTGTCTGATTATTTTAGTTTACTTGTTGTTAACAGAAGGAAAAACCCACTCAGGTGAAAACAGGACGTAAGAATCAGCTCTGAAAAGTAAAGCGTTGAAAGAGTTAACGATCATTTTaccaaatgtgtgtttaaaggaCCTACTGCAACACTGACGAGCACCCAGAACATCGTTACCTGTCCCAGATAGAGGCCATCAAACTCTACCTCGGTGGTTATGAACCTCACCTGCAATGTGAGTtgggagtggtttacaaacgtcagtgaAACgttgtttaacagtgagataaagacgtgaagcTTGTTGTTAAGTCACTGAagtctgtgtgtccttgtgtcccaGCCTCGGTGCAGGGCCAGAACCTCACGCAACCACACTTTTAaagagaatcagtgatttaaagAGGATTCATTTAACTTTTCTGCTTTGTTCAGGTGACAAGGAGCTTATTCAGGAAGTTCTTTTTGATGCAGTCGTGACCGCCCCGTTGGAGGCTTACTGGACCAGCCTGGTCCTCAACAAGTCTGagtgtgttttcatctgtttgtCAACTTGTtactcaggaaaaaaaacaactatgatGTTAAGTATTTGTATGATAATTCACAGGAACTCTGATAAAGGAGTAGAAATTGCTTACCTGGGCACAAGAACCGGCCTCTCCAGAATCAACCTGTTTGTTGTTCCTGACCAGCTCACAAACCAGTATGTTGTATCAAGACTAATCCAGCTACTGATTTACAAGCGTCGTCATCAGATATAAACTCTGGTTTAAAGTACCTTTAAGTcatctctgcttcctgtctgcttCAAGAGACTTCCTGACAGCTGAGGACAAAGAGGGCGTGTTCAACGCCGATCACTTCCCCCTGTGGTACAAGAGAGCGGCAGAACAAGTTCCTGGAACTTTCGTCTACTCCCTACCTTTCAACACAGGTGACTTCCACATTTTCATTCCCCCCTCTGCAGTCAGTTTcttcagttttcttcttcttgatgtacagtagagaacagctcattatttggcagtcagtctgttggtggatacAGTATGTAGAAAAGCTCATTATTTAGCAGTCGGTCTGTTGGTGGATTtatagaacagctcactatttggcagtcagtttcTTGGTTAATATagagaatggctcattatttggcagtcagtctgtggGTGGATTtatagaacagctcactatttggcagtcagtttcTTGGTTAATATagagaatggctcattatttggcagtcaataTGTGGGTGGATTtatagaacagctcactatttggcagtcagtttcCTGGTTAATATAGAGAATGGCTCATTAtatggcagtcagtctgttggtggatttatagaacagctcactatttggccaCCGGTTTCTTGGTTGATATAGAGGATAGCTCATTATTtcgcagtcagtctgttggtggacgtatagaatagctcattatttgacaGTTACTTGTTGAATGTagagaatggctcattatttggcagtcagtcgaTTGGTagatgtatagaatagctctTGGTGGATTAGAATAGCTCTTAGTCAGGTTCTTGGTGGATATCAagaatggctcattatttaGCAGTCCATCTCTTTGTGGATGTATGGAACAGTACACTATGAATCAGTTTCTCTGTGGATGtatagaacagctcactatttggcagtctgtTGCCGGATTTGTAGTCAAATCAGATATCAGTTGAGAAAAGCCATCACTAACGATGCCATTTGTTTAAATATAACTCGCCTCTGTGACTCCACCATGAGGTCATTTGAAATCTGATTAGTTTGTCAAAAGCACAAATAaatttatgcaaaaaaaaaatttttttgcttgttttctctcGCCACACATCctttcctctgcttcctctcttaTTAATTCTGGACTGTGTTCTTGTGGAAACGACTGATTGCTGTGGGCTGTAATAAGATACGATAGGAAGAGGTTCAGTCCTTTCCACACTGACTCGGcccaaaaagacacacacactcacacactcacacatgtataTCAGTTTAGCTGGTTTCTCCTCCACAGGGAGAGTGTGTTCTCGTCTTTCGTCGGCCTCAGGCTCTACATCAGTGATGTGAAAGCCTCTTATTTACCCGCGCTGACTTCCTCTCAGGACTGTGTGAAACACAACTCTgctcagtgtttctctctccaATCACTCTGTGGTCACTTTAGAACAGAATGTTAGAAATGATTATATGACTATGatgcaaactgtgtgtgtgtgtgtgtgtgtgtggctcaggaTCAGAAAACAAGAGTGTGGTACTGGCCAGCACAGCCATCCAGCTTCTGGATGAGAGGAAATCACCCATAGCTGCGGGTAAGTGGGAACctaagtgtctctctctctctctctctctctctctctctctctctcgcacacacacacagtctgtttgCCATGACTTCAGATGACATTACAGTgtcttgcattcatttcctggagacgtactctaaccataaccataaccataaccataactacCACTAACTAACCTTTAACCTGACCCAACCGTAACCTTTACGGTCAGTTTCTTGGTTGATATGGAGAATagatcattatttggcagttaGTCTGTTGCTGGATTtatagaacagctcactattagGCAGTCAGTTTATTTGTCGATATATTCACTATTACGTATATTAAGCAATTTCCTGGTGTAAGTATCCACTATTTGGCAGTCGTtctgttttggttgtgttttcaacagctcattatttggcaggcagtctgttgctggttatatatgtatatcaatttgtttgtgaatgtttaGAACGGTGCATTATTTGGCAGTCTCTTCTTTTCCTGTTCCATCAGCTGTACTTAtgtccttcacaacatccatgaaccttgtCTGTGGTCTTCTTCTGTTCCTCctgaccagcagctccatctgTAACATCAATATAATCACTGTCTGTGCTCTGCACATGagcaaaccatctcaaccttgactctcttactttatctccaaactgttcaacctgcTCTGTCCCTGGATTAtgtgctcatttctaatcctggtCACCCTCATCTCGGGATCTTCAGCTCCGCCACCTCCAGTGCCTCCTGTCTCCGAGTCATGCATCATATCAGGTCTCAGACCTTCCCTTTCATTTCTACTGCTGTCCGTCTGTCAcatgacactcgtctccacccaaCCTTCACCCTCGTCTTCACCTCTCTTGCGCTGACTTTGAATGGCTGACCCCAGGTTTCCCACTTTCTCTTCCTATTCTCActttcataaacacattttgtacaatcccttttttttttttgagtgtagCCGAGAGGATTACTTTGTGGCCTCTGCCTCATCTCACATCTCCATGACTCAGACGCCCCACAACGTCGCGCCCATATCACGCAACTGAGTGCAATCAGTGTGTTGATGGTTTGCAGCGAGGATCCTGGCTCCAGAGGGAAAGAAGCAGCACAttagtttaatttattaaataGAAGAAACCGAGGGGGAAAGTGTGAGGTTAGAATCAGAGGCAGATGGTTTcacagtagttttttttcttcatctcatGATATGAGCTCATTTACGATCCACCTCACCCCAAAGGCCTGAGGATTAGTTTCTGCTTTTCTTCTGCGAATTCTGAAACTAATCtcctttttttatgtaattgaGCTCAAGAGTAAAAATCCCCTTCAAAATAGAAATTTagatcatcagcagcagtaatgtTGTCATCATGCAAGCTGTGAGGTTGTGAAACAATGGCAGATTCTTCTATAGAAACCACAAGTCCATATGATATCAGCTGCGTTGTCCAGTGTAACAAACtcctaaatgttttttgttcatttagttGCAAATCTTCAACGTTTCAAGTATTTAAATTAATCGTATATCTACCGATCTACTCTCCGGTCAAACACCAGCAACTGCGTTTAGATTTTACTGTTGGCTTATTTAGTCCACGTCGCTGTTACACAAGGGGTTTTCTTGCTCGTTGTCCTAGACTCCTCCCCTTTTGGGTGTCTTGGTATTTTTCAAATCCAGTCGTGGAGGATGAGTTGGTCGAGGTTTGCTTGAAACATGTCGGCGTAAACACACAGATGTCCACAGCTTTAAATAAGACGGTGTGTCAGGACAGTGGATCAGTGGCAGAGTAAGGCGTCTCACACTGGATTGTGTTTGATCCCCGACTCTGCTAGtttacatgctgatgtgtccctgggcgAGACATGTGTGCCGACAGCGAGTGAGTTTGAAAGACGTATGcatgtgaagcagctttgagcgGTCAAAATATTCAGAATAGATTATAAAATCATGCAAATGCAAACCTTAACATTAGATGAATAAtagtgatgataatgataaaaaaaagaaagggcaGACAGTGAAAGAATTATTTCACGGTGCCTGAATGTGTTGACATGGAagcagtgcattgtgggtacTCTCACTCTTAGCCAAGGGGGAGAGCAGTGGAGCAGAAGGACAGAGATGGAAGAGTCTGTATTTAGTACAAGCTGCCCACACAACACAGTTCTGTAAAATCAGAGATAAACGTTCATGCTGCCGCTGATGTCAGAGCGTTGTCTGCCTCCTGCTCAGGTGCCGTTTATAAACGCTGCACCATGCGTGATGTGGCTTTTATGTAAGAGTCCGATGAGAGCAGCGCTGTCGAGGCGAGAATGCTAATGCAGCACGTGGAGCTGGTTCAGGCCAGTTCTCGCTGCCCCGCGCTCCACTGAGCCGCAGACTCGGGAATATACGCTAACTTAACAGGACAggctgatgacatcacacacacacacacacacacagaccctgCAAACATCGCCTGAGTcacaatgtcagtgtgtgtgtgtgtgtgtgtgtgtcacatccaCAGCCCCCGTGCAGCAAAGTCCACCACTGTGATAAATGCAGAGACATTGTGTTCAGAGTGTATTACACACTCCCACACTGTACGTAAACttatatcattaaaaacacagtgacaataCAAACGTTTCCGTTGTTGTGAGAAGCAGAGTTCTGGACGTGTTGGAGCCTGTCCAGGGTTTTCTTGGGGATCCCAAACAGGACGGCGTTGCAGTCGTACAGGTGTGATGAGATGAAAGCATGGATGAATCAGGGAGATATTTTTGAGAtggaaaaatgcaaaatgcaaaaaaatttAGTGACAGACTTGATATGTGTGTCAGAAGATAATGACACCCAGGAACCTCCGTGGACAGTGAGGTGGAGAGGACCAGATCTCCAACCCACTTTGGAGCGACCACAATCAACTCTGTCTTCCGGCTGTTTAGTTGGAGCAGGTTAGAAGTTCTGTAAACAGCTGATAAGAGATTGTGGATGGAGCTGAGATGGAGTTGAGTGTCATCAGCATATCAGTGGAAGTTTAAACTGTGCTGGTGAATAATCTGTCCAAGCACAAGCATGGAAATGTAAAAGAGGAGAGGGCCAACacccatcaccatcatcaccatcatcaccatcatcaccaacaccatcaccaccatcatcatcactgtcaccatcatcaccatcatcatcaccatcatcatcatcaccatcatcatcatcatcatcatcatcatcaccatcaccaccatcatcaacatcatcaccatcatcaacatcatcaccatcatcaccatcatcaccatcaccatcatcaccatcatcaccaacaccatcaccaccatcatcatcaccatcatcatcactgtcaccatcatcaccatcatcatcaccatccatcatcatcatcacaccatcatcaccatcatcaccatcatcaccatcatcatcatcaccatcatcaccaccatcatcaccaccatcatcacacatcatcaccaccatcaccacccccatcaccatcatcatcactgtcaccatcatcaccatcaccatcatcaccatcatcaccaccatcatcaccatcatcaccaccaccatcaccatcatcaccaccatcaccaccatcaccatcatcaccatcatcaccatcatcatcatcaccatcatcatcatcactgtcatcatcactgtcaccatcacaccatcatcaccattaccaccaccatcaccattaccaccaccatcaccaccatcaccaccatcatcaccaacaccatcatcaccatcatcatcaccatcatcactgtcatcaccaccatcaccaacatcactatcatcaccatcatcaccaccatcaccacatcatcatccatcatcaccatcatcaccatcatcatcatcaccatcatcaccatcatcatcatccatcaccgtcaccaccatcaccatcatcaccatcatccatCACCACCATCAACCATCATCATCCCACCACATCACCAttaccaccaccatcaccaccatcatcaccaacaccatcaccaccatcaccatcatcattcatcactgtcaccatcatcatcatcatcatcaccatcacatttatatatatacacagtgtatatatagatgCATAGATAGGCATCTTAGTCTGGAGGAAGTCCGTAGAGGTTGTTTGTTATACTAACGCTAAACGCTGAAGCTTCTCTTCTTCGGCCTCCGTCACTCACACAAGAACACGGCAAAGATAATGAATAAAATTCACTCCAAGATGGACAAAAATACTCCTCTTTTTAATaagtttcttcatttttaaagaagCATGCCTCCTCCAGTGGATTGTCAGAACACATACAGTAATCAAATGTTTCCCGTTTTTATATAATACATACTgaaggacgtgtgtgtgtgtgtgtgtgtgtgtgcagagtcaCTGAGAAACACCAGAGGTTTCAttgtcatcatttttgtttcattattgcTTTGACGAATTTCCTCCATCGTCACggaaaaaaatattctttgaaaacactcaaaacacgtgaaatgatgtcacattatCAGGCACAGACTTAAATTCTCTATAAAACACAGCATGTGCAGACAGCATGCATGAACCTGGTGACCTGTTGAGTTGTAAAAAAGTTGGCCagatgacgtcacatttaggCAGGAAGCGGCTGTTGGCAGTATATTCCTCTGCAGTAATGGACGGTTGCTTACTTCCGTTACTTTTCAGGTTCATGTTTACGTCCTCACGCGCTCCAGcacaaatgtaacacaaacacaaacgttcAACAGAAGTTCACCGGCCTTCTGCGAGTTCTCAAAATCAGACTCTAAATTAAGAACGACAACCAAAGTCTGACAGGTTAAATACTACTCTACacctacatacatacatatatatacacttataaATATAAAGCCATTTCTTCTCATCTGTGATATGCATTTCTTGGACAGAATGGAATTGATACGTTTGGATttctttggcctgttttttcCGTCAAACAAACCCTGTCATCAGTGCATAGTCAAAAAGTCTGAGAAATGAGGtgaacacacaaaaccaaacgCACACCAGGGCtgtcacctttttctttttgaactCGGTCTGCACGCAGTCGCGATCGGGCCCTCGCGttcagcagttccctgacctcacgtTTGAATCGGCGACACCTCCCGACAACGTTTCACCTGTGATGTGTCtcgctcatttacgtagggtaCCAAAATTCCAATTgaccgacttcctgttgagttgaggtcacAGTTACtatcgacttttttgttcgtcttggtcgatAACATCTCCCCACCAAGTTtggggaaattcggtggaactcaattttgcctctgttttcaccttagggagcgctatagagcccttgagcaatgcACGGTTCTGGGAACTATGCCAATGTCGCATTTTCCCCAGAtgccaagtttcaagagtttttatgctcgTTAACTTGGAGAGAAGAATAATCTGAAGGATGACGGCTCCTCGCATGTATTCCTGCCAGGAGTCGTTTTGGCCCCTGTCATTCGGGGCTCGGGCAAAATGAGGCtgattttactttctttaaacCAGTGTATGCACTGTGTAGCCTacaagctaagctaacaggtgagtcAGCTCTAGAACCCAAAATACTTACAAATGTTCTCTTTATAAATCTCTTTGGTCGATGAGCCGTTTCATTGTCCGCTTGACCGTCGCGCTTGCTCGTGCTCAGaacgccctctgctggacctcTCTGTAATTCCTTCAGACAAGTCTGATGTGCTTCTAGGCTGAATGTTTTGACCTTTCAGATAAAAAGTGACAACCCTCATGCATACataacacattcactctctctttaGTTCATTCACACGCTCACATATGGCATCCAAACACATTTAGGTTAAAGGGTTGAGGCGTCCAGGCTTCCTGTTAGCGTCTCTTAGGCGATAGCGTTCTCCAGTGGCTCCTTCTCGTCCGCCGCGGCGTTATCGGCCGCCtgcgccgccgccgctgccgccagCTCCTCATTCTTCTTCAGCTCCCGCTGGTATCGGGCCATGACGGCGGCGTAGGCGCAGCCGTACACGGCAGCGGCGAGCATCATCAGACACACAATCCCACACACCACGCCCGTGATGATGACGGTGGCGATAGCGTGGCGCAGGTTGACAGGACGCGGCCTCTGCTTAGGTTCACACTCTGGGATactccctcctcctgctgctgctgccgatgctcctcctcctccccctgctgctgctcctccccctgctgctcctcctcctccaccaccaccaaagCCCTCCCCCATCACCACGGGGATGTGCAGAGCGTGGTTGCCGTGGGTGTGGGTGCGCAGCAGCCTCTCTGACTCCAGGTGGTGGATGTTGGCGAAGAGGTAGTGGTAGCTGGTGGTCATGCAGACGTGGAACAGCTGGTAGGGGACTTTCTGCAGGTCTCGGTCCTTCATCTCCTCTGGCTGAGAGCACAGGACCTCGTCCACCGCTCCACCTTGACAACAGAGTTGGACAGTTCAGTTACTTTGAGGCTTAAGCTACGTtcactgctctctctcactgttagacaaccTGTActcgctctcctgcaccaaagcccacagaaaGAATGATAGCATTATTAGCTCCGGGGATATAGCTTTAATTACAGAAAGAAATCCAGTCGGATTCTGTTTGAATACAAAAGTAAAACTCGGAGCATCAGTGGCATGTTGGAATCATAAGCAGAGGTTTCGTGTTCAGTCAAAGAAACAAAGTTCTCTtgcatttgtgtggttttgtcGTGTGACtgttgtttcactgtgtgttgcTGAGAGTCAGGCGTGTTCATGTTGCTCTCGCTCTGTCACACACTTCCGCTCCGCCTGCCTCATTAACCGCTGCCTCTCCGTTCAGCACACATCCTCGTATCTGCGACCCATTGTTCTGCGCGGCGCTAATTAGAATTTTCAGCGTTTCAGACGCGCGGCGTGTCAGGGTGAGACAGGACTGTGGGCGGGGCGGACACACGCTTATTTTCTATTATCTAACCGACGCAGGCAGAGGTTTGTTGTAGCGTGGAaacatcatgtgttcatctgtgtttgtagAGATCAAAAGTATGAAATGCTGTGGTGAATAAAgctcatgtcagttagatcataGATCATATTTAGACGAGATAATAAAACCATTACTCTCACTTGCTGTTTCTATTACTGGGTATTGTCAGAACCATGGAGAACCCTCAGGGTTTTAATGAAACCAGAACTTTGTGGTCTTTGGACCAGTCTCCCTAAATACTCCACCTTTTTAATGTGAGTTTTATTATCTGACACAAATGAGTTTATTTCACCCTTTAGTGTCTGCTCCTGCTTCTTTAttgactttgttatttttagtaCAGATTTactgtttttagtgttttactcACTTCTCGagctcggctcagctcacttggaaccgggtcgagtcgtgctagaactgcaCAGTGTAAAATCGTCATTATAGACCAGAAATGTCTTTCatagaaaaaaatgatataGTTCAGGTCAGACTGTGTAAGATGAGACTTCCCTCCTCAGTTCAAATtaatgttgccatggtgacctCATCCCTCAGCGTGAACTTGTCACTTTCCTCCTTGAGTTTGGAGAACAACTGTTTCCACTCTACTCGTCTCTCGTGTTGAAGGTCGGCGTTACCATAATTTAATATTACCATAATTAAATATCATGGCCGACATGAAAGCAACATGGCAGACGCTCCGCAGACTTTGCCTGGAGCAGCTCGCGCTCTAACCTTTAAAGAGGAACGTCTCCAGCCACAGTTTGAGGCCGATGAGCTGGCAGTCACATCTCCAGGGGTTTCCTCGCAGTGTGAGGCTGTCCAGACGGGTCAGAGCCTCCAACACGGAGCGGTCCACTCGTGTTATCCTGTTGTGTGCCAGACCCAGGTGGCTGAGGTTCCTCAGACCGTCCACCATGGCTCCGGGTAAACCCCACAGGCTGAGGAGAGTCAGAGCACAGGAGTGAGTGAGCAACAAGTCACAGCGCTTctggtttggtgtttttttttggcttaacCTGTTATGTGAGAGGTCCAGGTGCGAAAGGGAGCGGATCGGTCCGAGCAGCCGCTTGTCCAGCTCTTTCAGGTTGTTGTAGGCCAGACTGAGGCGCTGTAGAGTCCTCAAACCCAGCAGAGCGGTGGGCGAAACAGACGCGATGGAGTTGTTGGACAGATCGAGGATGCGCACGAGCGGTGTCTCCCTGAAGGCCATGGACCCCACGCCCCGGATGCGGTTGTCCTGCAGGTACAGCTCCTGCGTGTCTGGTTGCAGTCGTCGGGGGATGTCGTACAGTCCTTGACCCCGGCAGTCCACCACTTTGGTGTCGCTGTTGCAGGAGCACTCCTTTGGACAGGCATGTgatgaagagaggagggagaggagggcaCACGCAAGTACCACTGAGGAGACAAGGAGGACAAAACATGTCAAAGTCATGTGTTCTCACAGCATTGCTGTTTcactgctgtacacacacactcttcaacTAAACCAGAAACATgactttaaaaatacaacacGTGGACGCCGGGCCACGAGACGTTCATCAAGATTCTCtctgtgaattattttcattcagTGTGTCGAGCAGTGACGAGGTCAGACAGGTTCTGGCTCACGGTCTCTGTTCCAGTACAT includes:
- the LOC122777291 gene encoding leucine-rich repeat and transmembrane domain-containing protein 1, with translation MRVVLACALLSLLSSSHACPKECSCNSDTKVVDCRGQGLYDIPRRLQPDTQELYLQDNRIRGVGSMAFRETPLVRILDLSNNSIASVSPTALLGLRTLQRLSLAYNNLKELDKRLLGPIRSLSHLDLSHNSLWGLPGAMVDGLRNLSHLGLAHNRITRVDRSVLEALTRLDSLTLRGNPWRCDCQLIGLKLWLETFLFKGGAVDEVLCSQPEEMKDRDLQKVPYQLFHVCMTTSYHYLFANIHHLESERLLRTHTHGNHALHIPVVMGEGFGGGGGGGAAGGGAAAGGGGGASAAAAGGGSIPECEPKQRPRPVNLRHAIATVIITGVVCGIVCLMMLAAAVYGCAYAAVMARYQRELKKNEELAAAAAAQAADNAAADEKEPLENAIA